The following are encoded together in the Halomonas halophila genome:
- the fliH gene encoding flagellar assembly protein FliH — protein MSEAGWNDETPWRRWRMGELRQPEPKAASTPDPRAAARQAREAEARRQQQALEQLREQARQEAREEGLREGREAGHAEGLAQGLEEGRRQAREELEQRLEESLAPLLPLARHFEEALADLDEALSEDLVDLALTTGRQLAGDALEARPEQVLTLIRELLHSEPPLIGQQRLWLHPRDLELVTQHLGEELEAAGWRLQPDDQLSRGGCRVTSERGELDATWETRWQAIQDQLRRRQPPTDTDEDEA, from the coding sequence ATGTCTGAGGCCGGCTGGAACGACGAGACGCCCTGGCGCCGCTGGCGCATGGGCGAGCTGCGTCAGCCCGAGCCGAAGGCGGCCTCGACACCAGACCCCAGGGCCGCCGCCCGACAGGCCCGCGAGGCGGAGGCCCGTCGCCAGCAGCAGGCCCTCGAGCAGCTGCGCGAGCAGGCCCGGCAGGAAGCCCGCGAGGAGGGCCTGCGCGAGGGACGCGAGGCCGGCCACGCCGAAGGACTGGCCCAGGGCCTCGAGGAAGGCCGCCGGCAGGCTCGCGAGGAGCTGGAGCAGCGCCTCGAGGAGTCGCTCGCGCCGCTGCTGCCGCTGGCCCGCCACTTCGAGGAAGCCCTGGCCGATCTGGACGAGGCCCTGTCCGAAGACCTGGTCGACCTGGCCCTGACCACCGGCCGCCAGCTCGCCGGCGACGCCCTCGAGGCGCGCCCCGAGCAGGTGCTGACGCTGATCCGCGAGCTGCTCCACAGCGAGCCGCCGCTGATCGGCCAGCAGCGCCTGTGGCTGCATCCCCGCGACCTCGAGCTGGTCACGCAACACCTGGGCGAGGAGCTGGAGGCCGCCGGCTGGCGACTCCAGCCCGACGACCAGCTCAGCCGCGGCGGCTGCCGGGTGACCAGCGAGCGCGGCGAGCTGGACGCCACCTGGGAGACCCGCTGGCAGGCGATCCAGGACCAGCTGCGCCGGCGCCAGCCGCCGACCGACACCGACGAAGACGAGGCGTGA